One window of the Novosphingobium sp. KACC 22771 genome contains the following:
- a CDS encoding 3-keto-5-aminohexanoate cleavage protein, whose protein sequence is MLQGNKVIITVAVNGGMQQDRDGAIIPKSPAEIGEAAARCHAAGAAVVHVHARDKDGKNSGDKAIYAEIIREIRARSPILIQTTNGIGVRRDPNTGQLHWPTDEERLGILEIEPAQDLFGIAAGSMDFYNPEGGYPGETPYVNSGELLKETIRAVYAKGSALEYEVVEASSLHRLLRYAEEGLFDRNRDNVWLLHGGGFGATPAIARNVLFSIDEGLRLFPRALWGITGTGRDMFKMATLGLSMGCDVVRVGFEDGIHLPDGSVARDNAELVSAAVQIARLYGLTPASVGEASARFGLTDRDIP, encoded by the coding sequence GTGCTGCAAGGAAACAAAGTCATCATCACGGTCGCGGTCAACGGCGGAATGCAGCAGGATCGCGATGGCGCCATCATTCCCAAATCGCCCGCGGAGATCGGCGAAGCAGCGGCGCGCTGCCATGCGGCGGGGGCCGCCGTGGTGCATGTGCATGCGCGCGACAAGGACGGCAAAAATTCGGGCGATAAGGCGATCTATGCCGAGATCATCCGCGAAATCCGCGCGCGTTCGCCCATTCTGATCCAGACCACGAACGGCATTGGCGTCAGACGCGACCCCAACACCGGCCAGTTGCATTGGCCAACAGATGAGGAGCGCCTGGGCATCCTTGAGATCGAACCGGCTCAGGATCTGTTTGGCATAGCCGCCGGGTCCATGGACTTTTACAACCCCGAAGGCGGCTATCCCGGCGAGACCCCTTATGTGAACTCCGGGGAATTGCTGAAGGAAACCATCCGCGCGGTTTATGCCAAGGGTTCCGCTCTGGAATATGAGGTGGTCGAGGCCAGTTCGCTGCACCGCCTGCTGCGCTATGCCGAAGAAGGCCTGTTTGACCGCAACCGCGACAATGTCTGGCTGCTGCACGGCGGCGGTTTCGGGGCTACGCCCGCCATTGCCCGCAATGTGCTGTTTTCCATTGACGAGGGCCTGCGCCTCTTCCCCCGCGCGCTCTGGGGCATCACCGGCACCGGGCGCGACATGTTCAAAATGGCCACATTGGGCCTGTCGATGGGTTGTGATGTGGTCCGGGTCGGTTTCGAGGATGGCATCCATCTGCCGGATGGTTCAGTGGCGCGCGACAATGCGGAATTGGTGAGCGCCGCCGTACAGATCGCGCGGCTTTATGGCCTCACGCCGGCCAGCGTTGGGGAAGCAAGCGCGCGCTTTGGCCTCACCGATCGAGACATTCCGTAA
- a CDS encoding MFS transporter: protein MNALRPETGQLTGEALTQETSLPERGIVALVLLCSANYFLDGLVHSILGPLAPGIARDLGLSRAALGPIFSANLIGQCLGLVVTPMFVSRFGHRKVLVLTITGFGIAQAITAFSTSGAMLLGLRIVTGFFLGGALPSGFALVAAKVPLKRRGTAISLLFTGYGLGAVVSGLIAGLFVGVMTWRTAMMAIGALCLIAAACSWRWLDDAMPEGPQAGPERTVSVAAIVRPPYRLGTLMLWLMFVSMLTINYCLNSWLPTLLTDVGREASFAALCISMFAGGGLVATLVIGPLIDLFGSMRVLCTFLSVAAIALFAVGKAIVETSPAVLLCLLAVGGFASLGAYSGINVVLADFYPANLRAVGVGWTKSVGRLGTVLAPIIIGQALEAGISEATVTSLFAVPAVLTLFAYVTVALEIAKSRKQAEQTA from the coding sequence ATGAATGCTTTGAGACCCGAAACGGGCCAATTGACTGGAGAGGCGTTGACACAGGAAACATCCTTGCCGGAGCGCGGCATAGTCGCGCTGGTCCTGCTGTGTTCGGCCAATTATTTTCTTGATGGGCTGGTTCATTCCATCCTTGGCCCGCTGGCGCCGGGCATTGCGCGCGATCTGGGCTTGTCTCGCGCCGCCTTGGGGCCGATCTTTTCCGCCAATCTGATCGGCCAATGCCTTGGGCTGGTGGTCACCCCCATGTTTGTTTCGCGTTTCGGGCACCGAAAGGTGCTGGTGCTGACGATCACGGGTTTCGGCATTGCCCAGGCCATCACGGCTTTCAGCACAAGCGGCGCCATGTTGCTGGGGCTGCGAATCGTCACCGGATTTTTCCTGGGCGGGGCCTTGCCGAGCGGGTTCGCCCTGGTGGCGGCCAAGGTGCCGCTAAAGCGCCGCGGCACCGCGATCAGCCTGCTGTTCACGGGTTATGGGCTGGGCGCTGTGGTATCCGGCCTCATCGCGGGCCTGTTTGTCGGGGTGATGACATGGCGGACGGCGATGATGGCGATTGGCGCGCTATGTTTGATCGCGGCGGCGTGCAGTTGGCGCTGGCTGGACGATGCGATGCCCGAAGGGCCGCAGGCAGGCCCTGAGCGGACCGTCAGTGTGGCGGCTATAGTGCGGCCGCCCTATCGGCTGGGCACACTGATGCTCTGGCTGATGTTCGTTTCGATGCTGACCATCAATTATTGTCTGAATTCATGGCTGCCCACTTTGCTGACGGATGTGGGCCGGGAAGCCTCGTTTGCCGCGCTGTGCATTTCGATGTTTGCGGGCGGCGGGCTGGTGGCAACCCTGGTCATTGGCCCGCTTATTGACCTGTTCGGCTCCATGCGCGTGTTGTGCACATTTCTGAGCGTGGCGGCGATTGCCCTGTTTGCGGTGGGCAAGGCCATCGTGGAAACCAGTCCGGCGGTGCTGCTTTGCCTGCTGGCGGTTGGCGGGTTTGCCAGCCTTGGCGCATATAGCGGGATCAATGTGGTACTGGCGGATTTCTATCCGGCAAACCTGCGCGCGGTGGGTGTGGGCTGGACCAAGAGCGTGGGGCGGCTGGGCACGGTGCTGGCGCCGATCATCATCGGGCAAGCACTTGAGGCAGGCATATCCGAGGCTACGGTGACCTCCTTGTTCGCCGTACCTGCTGTGCTTACACTGTTTGCCTATGTTACGGTTGCGCTGGAGATTGCAAAAAGCCGAAAACAGGCGGAACAGACAGCCTGA